In the Mauremys mutica isolate MM-2020 ecotype Southern chromosome 13, ASM2049712v1, whole genome shotgun sequence genome, one interval contains:
- the LOC123348124 gene encoding uncharacterized protein LOC123348124 isoform X3: protein MGSTFDQDFSLQLRVEVTGAVGPSIPYDMTIRCPLGAPWSPREIVCEENYMEVSVRRAVPGIAREVLNEDWIAAWPVAQGALNQVWQVVFHFRNGSLLSMPATQAHTLGYGVNTTATRVLFRAPYGTAQSEITSVEGLEVEVARVTVFYKQAWMILMVDTAVACPVNSPVVNATSLSWVTPRILPSLVLWPEQYQDEVQMGLDGRVIDAGTVARNGYTFLTDSRLIRIVVPIGAPGGLLQSALVGNRYGTRYSIHLLLDRHWQGDESDRTRHRSYRPIRTPFSPQTPRIIDDTVAAQGYFKVRLGHFLPDVELVSVSVGGRPFSRPEAEDRGFDPHEAPNSNDTRAFGLRVPFADPLVQQQYLHGPLRRYTLRLNYTLQLLPTGEAFTQAGLITCDVPDVVPPSFQGSCEAGALALLMTHGTLDRFWVPYVGERPLSQLAAPHSYRVSDDGRHFHLAVPLLAAGLVYESISLQGLTARLDFSLRDNKTRSVLASFAVVCTFPTGQLLVCLPNGTLVAMVLSRDTKPALDPRRTHLKDPDCGPVASDSSRALFSFSLASCGTTRRFEGGYLVYENEVTFVPEGVPPTSPIITRDSRYRLTLRCRYPLTEMLWVSAQQQLGENAVSVPHRPVG, encoded by the exons TTTGACCAGGATTTCAGCCTGCAGCTGCGGGTGGAGGTGACAGGCGCTGTGGGGCCCAGCATTCCCTATGACATGACCATCCGCTGCCCCCTGGGAGCTCCCTGGAGCCCCCGGGAGATTGTCTGCGAGGAGAACTACATGGAG GTGTCGGTCCGGCGGGCTGTGCCCGGCATCGCCAGGGAAGTGCTGAATGAGGACTGGATCGCTGCCTGGCCGGTG GCCCAGGGGGCACTGAACCAGGTGTGGCAGGTTGTCTTCCACTTCCGGAACGGATCCCTGCTCAGCATGCCCGCCACGCAGGCCCACACCCTGGGCTACGGGGTCAACACCACGGCCACCCGCGTCCTCTTCCGGGCACCCTACGGCACAGCCCAGAGCGAGATCACCTCA GTGGAGGGGCTGGAGGTGGAAGTGGCCAGAGTGACAGTGTTCTACAAACAGGCCTGGATGATCCTCATGGTGGACACAGCTGTGGCCTGCCCTGTCA ATTCCCCAGTGGTCAATGCTACAAGCCTGAGCTGGGTGACGCcgcggatcctgccatccctggTGCTGTGGCCAGAGCAGTACCAAGACGAGGTTCAGATGGGCCTGGATGGTCGTGTGATTGACGCGGGCACTGTTGCACGCAATGGCTACACCTTCCTGACAGACTCCAGGCTCATCCGCATCGTGGTGCCCATCGGTGCCCCCGGGGGGCTGCTGCAG agcGCCCTGGTGGGTAATCGCTATGGCACCAGGTACAGCATCCACCTGCTGCTGGACCGGCACTGGCAAGGGGATGAAAGTGACCGGACCCGTCACCGCAGCTACCGTCCCATCcgcacccccttctccccacagacgCCCCGGATCATCGACG ACACCGTGGCAGCGCAGGGCTACTTCAAGGTGCGCCTGGGGCACTTCCTGCCCGACGTGGAGCTGGTCTCTGTCTCGGTGGGCGGACGTCCCTTCAGCCGCCCTGAGGCTGAGGATCGTGGCTTTGACCCCCATGAGGCCCCCAACTCCAACGACACCAGGGCCTTTGGGCTGAGGGTGCCCTTTGCTGACCCCCTGGTGCAGCAGCAG TACCTGCACGGCCCCCTCAGGCGCTATACTCTGCGCCTCAACTAcaccctgcagctgctgcccacGGGGGAGGCCTTCACCCAGGCAGGGCTCATCACCTGTGATGTCCCAGATGTGG TGCCCCCCAGCTTCCAGGGCTCCTGTGAGGCTGGGGCGCtggccctgctgatgacccacggGACACTGGACCGGTTCTGGGTTCCCTATGTCGGAGAGCGGCCCCTGAGCCAGCTGGCTGCCCCCCACAGTTACAGAGTGTCTGATGATGGTCGCCATTTCCACCTGGCTGTCCCCCTTCTGGCTGCTGGGCTGGTGTATGAG AGCATCTCCCTCCAAGGGCTGACGGCTCGGCTGGATTTCTCTTTGCGGGACAACAAGACTCGCTCAGTCCTGGCTTCCTTCGCCGTTGTCTGCACCTTCCCCACTGGGCAGTTGTTGG TGTGCCTGCCCAACGGCACCTTGGTGGCCATGGTGCTGAGCCGGGACACCAAGCCTGCCCTTGACCCACGCCGGACCCACCTGAAGGACCCAGACTGTGGGCCAGTGGCCTCTGATTCCTCACGGGCCCTCttctccttctctctggcctcctGTGGGACCACACGGCGG TTTGAAGGAGGCTACCTGGTGTATGAGAATGAGGTGACCTTTGTGCCTGAGGGGGTCCCACCCACATCCCCCATCATCACCCGGGACTCGCGGTACAG GCTGACTCTGCGCTGCCGCTACCCCTTGACAGAGATGCTCTGGGtctcagcccagcagcagctgggggagaaTGCGGTATCAGTGCCCCACCGACCTGTGGGTTGA
- the LOC123348124 gene encoding uncharacterized protein LOC123348124 isoform X2 yields the protein MAGTDLRGNPQIRISFLACSVRNTFDQDFSLQLRVEVTGAVGPSIPYDMTIRCPLGAPWSPREIVCEENYMEVSVRRAVPGIAREVLNEDWIAAWPVAQGALNQVWQVVFHFRNGSLLSMPATQAHTLGYGVNTTATRVLFRAPYGTAQSEITSVEGLEVEVARVTVFYKQAWMILMVDTAVACPVNSPVVNATSLSWVTPRILPSLVLWPEQYQDEVQMGLDGRVIDAGTVARNGYTFLTDSRLIRIVVPIGAPGGLLQSALVGNRYGTRYSIHLLLDRHWQGDESDRTRHRSYRPIRTPFSPQTPRIIDDTVAAQGYFKVRLGHFLPDVELVSVSVGGRPFSRPEAEDRGFDPHEAPNSNDTRAFGLRVPFADPLVQQQYLHGPLRRYTLRLNYTLQLLPTGEAFTQAGLITCDVPDVVPPSFQGSCEAGALALLMTHGTLDRFWVPYVGERPLSQLAAPHSYRVSDDGRHFHLAVPLLAAGLVYESISLQGLTARLDFSLRDNKTRSVLASFAVVCTFPTGQLLVCLPNGTLVAMVLSRDTKPALDPRRTHLKDPDCGPVASDSSRALFSFSLASCGTTRRFEGGYLVYENEVTFVPEGVPPTSPIITRDSRYRLTLRCRYPLTEMLWVSAQQQLGENAVSVPHRPVG from the exons CCGCAACACG TTTGACCAGGATTTCAGCCTGCAGCTGCGGGTGGAGGTGACAGGCGCTGTGGGGCCCAGCATTCCCTATGACATGACCATCCGCTGCCCCCTGGGAGCTCCCTGGAGCCCCCGGGAGATTGTCTGCGAGGAGAACTACATGGAG GTGTCGGTCCGGCGGGCTGTGCCCGGCATCGCCAGGGAAGTGCTGAATGAGGACTGGATCGCTGCCTGGCCGGTG GCCCAGGGGGCACTGAACCAGGTGTGGCAGGTTGTCTTCCACTTCCGGAACGGATCCCTGCTCAGCATGCCCGCCACGCAGGCCCACACCCTGGGCTACGGGGTCAACACCACGGCCACCCGCGTCCTCTTCCGGGCACCCTACGGCACAGCCCAGAGCGAGATCACCTCA GTGGAGGGGCTGGAGGTGGAAGTGGCCAGAGTGACAGTGTTCTACAAACAGGCCTGGATGATCCTCATGGTGGACACAGCTGTGGCCTGCCCTGTCA ATTCCCCAGTGGTCAATGCTACAAGCCTGAGCTGGGTGACGCcgcggatcctgccatccctggTGCTGTGGCCAGAGCAGTACCAAGACGAGGTTCAGATGGGCCTGGATGGTCGTGTGATTGACGCGGGCACTGTTGCACGCAATGGCTACACCTTCCTGACAGACTCCAGGCTCATCCGCATCGTGGTGCCCATCGGTGCCCCCGGGGGGCTGCTGCAG agcGCCCTGGTGGGTAATCGCTATGGCACCAGGTACAGCATCCACCTGCTGCTGGACCGGCACTGGCAAGGGGATGAAAGTGACCGGACCCGTCACCGCAGCTACCGTCCCATCcgcacccccttctccccacagacgCCCCGGATCATCGACG ACACCGTGGCAGCGCAGGGCTACTTCAAGGTGCGCCTGGGGCACTTCCTGCCCGACGTGGAGCTGGTCTCTGTCTCGGTGGGCGGACGTCCCTTCAGCCGCCCTGAGGCTGAGGATCGTGGCTTTGACCCCCATGAGGCCCCCAACTCCAACGACACCAGGGCCTTTGGGCTGAGGGTGCCCTTTGCTGACCCCCTGGTGCAGCAGCAG TACCTGCACGGCCCCCTCAGGCGCTATACTCTGCGCCTCAACTAcaccctgcagctgctgcccacGGGGGAGGCCTTCACCCAGGCAGGGCTCATCACCTGTGATGTCCCAGATGTGG TGCCCCCCAGCTTCCAGGGCTCCTGTGAGGCTGGGGCGCtggccctgctgatgacccacggGACACTGGACCGGTTCTGGGTTCCCTATGTCGGAGAGCGGCCCCTGAGCCAGCTGGCTGCCCCCCACAGTTACAGAGTGTCTGATGATGGTCGCCATTTCCACCTGGCTGTCCCCCTTCTGGCTGCTGGGCTGGTGTATGAG AGCATCTCCCTCCAAGGGCTGACGGCTCGGCTGGATTTCTCTTTGCGGGACAACAAGACTCGCTCAGTCCTGGCTTCCTTCGCCGTTGTCTGCACCTTCCCCACTGGGCAGTTGTTGG TGTGCCTGCCCAACGGCACCTTGGTGGCCATGGTGCTGAGCCGGGACACCAAGCCTGCCCTTGACCCACGCCGGACCCACCTGAAGGACCCAGACTGTGGGCCAGTGGCCTCTGATTCCTCACGGGCCCTCttctccttctctctggcctcctGTGGGACCACACGGCGG TTTGAAGGAGGCTACCTGGTGTATGAGAATGAGGTGACCTTTGTGCCTGAGGGGGTCCCACCCACATCCCCCATCATCACCCGGGACTCGCGGTACAG GCTGACTCTGCGCTGCCGCTACCCCTTGACAGAGATGCTCTGGGtctcagcccagcagcagctgggggagaaTGCGGTATCAGTGCCCCACCGACCTGTGGGTTGA